One Pan paniscus chromosome 16, NHGRI_mPanPan1-v2.0_pri, whole genome shotgun sequence DNA segment encodes these proteins:
- the PYGO1 gene encoding pygopus homolog 1 isoform X1: MPAENSPAPAYKVSSHGGDSGLDGLGGPGVQLGSPDKKKRKANTQGPSFPPLSEYAPPPNPNSDHLVAANPFDDNYNTISYKPLPSSNPYLGPGYPGFGGYSTFRMPPHVPPRMSSPYCGPYSLRNQPHPFPQNPLGMGFNRPHAFNFGPHDNSSFGNPSYNNALSQNVNMPNQHFRQNPAENFSQIPPQNASQVSNPDLASNFVPGNNSNFTSPLESNHSFIPPPNTFGQAKAPPPKQDFTQGATKNTNQNSSAHPPHLNMDDTVNQSNIELKNVNRNNAVNQENSRSSSTEATNSNHANGTQNKPRQPRGAADACTTEKSNKSSLHPNRHGHSSSDPVYPCGICTNEVNDDQDAILCEASCQKWFHRICTGMTETAYGLLTAEASAVWGCDTCMADKDVQLMRTRETFGPSAVGSDA; encoded by the exons gtggtgATAGTGGACTGGATGGGTTAGGAGGACCAGGTGTACAACTAGGAAGCCCAGATAAGAAAAAGCGCAAGGCAAATACACAG GGACCTTCTTTCCCTCCATTGTCTGAGTATGCTCCACCACCGAATCCAAACTCTGACCATCTAGTGGCTGCTAATCCATTTGATGACAACTATAATACTATTTCCTATAAACCACTACCTTCGTCAAATCCATATCTTGGCCCTGGTTATCCTGGCTTTGGAGGCTATAGTACATTCAGAATGCCACCTCACGTTCCCCCAAGAATGTCTTCCCCATACTGTGGTCCTTACTCACTCAGGAACCAGCCACACCCATTTCCTCAGAATCCTCTGGGCATGGGTTTTAATCGACCTCATGCTTTTAACTTTGGGCCACATGATAATTCAAGTTTCGGTAACCCATCTTATAATAATGCACTAAGTCAGAATGTCAACATGCCTAATCAACATTTTAGACAAAATCCTGCTGAAAATTTCAGTCAAATTCCTCCACAGAATGCTAGCCAAGTTTCTAACCCCGATTTGGCATCTAATTTTGTTCctggaaataattcaaattttactTCTCCGTTAGAATCtaatcattcttttattcctcccCCAAACACTTTTGGTCAAGCAAAAGCACCACCCCCAAAACAAGACTTTACTCAAGGAGCAACCAAAAACACTAATCAAAATTCCTCTGCTCATCCACCTCACTTGAATATGGATGACACAGTGAATCAGAGtaatattgaattaaaaaatgttaatcgAAACAATGCAGTAAATCAGGAGAACAGCCGTTCAAGTAGCACTGAAGCCACAAACAGTAACCATGCAAATGGGACGCAGAATAAGCCACGACAACCAAGAGGTGCAGCAGATGCCTGCACCACAGAAAAAAGCAATAAATCTTCTCTTCACCCAAACCGTCATGGCCATTCGTCTTCTGACCCAGTGTATCCTTGTGGAATTTGTACAAACGAGGTGAACGATGATCAGGATGCCATCTTATGTGAGGCCTCTTGTCAGAAATGGTTTCATCGGATCTGTACTGGAATGACTGAAACAGCTTATGGCCTCTTAACTGCAGAAGCATCTGCAGTATGGGGCTGTGATACCTGTATGGCTGACAAAGATGTCCAGTTAATGCGTACTAGAGAAACTTTTGGTCCATCTGCAGTGGGCAGTGATGCTTAA
- the PYGO1 gene encoding pygopus homolog 1 isoform X2 — protein sequence MSAEQEKDPISLKRVRGGDSGLDGLGGPGVQLGSPDKKKRKANTQGPSFPPLSEYAPPPNPNSDHLVAANPFDDNYNTISYKPLPSSNPYLGPGYPGFGGYSTFRMPPHVPPRMSSPYCGPYSLRNQPHPFPQNPLGMGFNRPHAFNFGPHDNSSFGNPSYNNALSQNVNMPNQHFRQNPAENFSQIPPQNASQVSNPDLASNFVPGNNSNFTSPLESNHSFIPPPNTFGQAKAPPPKQDFTQGATKNTNQNSSAHPPHLNMDDTVNQSNIELKNVNRNNAVNQENSRSSSTEATNSNHANGTQNKPRQPRGAADACTTEKSNKSSLHPNRHGHSSSDPVYPCGICTNEVNDDQDAILCEASCQKWFHRICTGMTETAYGLLTAEASAVWGCDTCMADKDVQLMRTRETFGPSAVGSDA from the exons gtggtgATAGTGGACTGGATGGGTTAGGAGGACCAGGTGTACAACTAGGAAGCCCAGATAAGAAAAAGCGCAAGGCAAATACACAG GGACCTTCTTTCCCTCCATTGTCTGAGTATGCTCCACCACCGAATCCAAACTCTGACCATCTAGTGGCTGCTAATCCATTTGATGACAACTATAATACTATTTCCTATAAACCACTACCTTCGTCAAATCCATATCTTGGCCCTGGTTATCCTGGCTTTGGAGGCTATAGTACATTCAGAATGCCACCTCACGTTCCCCCAAGAATGTCTTCCCCATACTGTGGTCCTTACTCACTCAGGAACCAGCCACACCCATTTCCTCAGAATCCTCTGGGCATGGGTTTTAATCGACCTCATGCTTTTAACTTTGGGCCACATGATAATTCAAGTTTCGGTAACCCATCTTATAATAATGCACTAAGTCAGAATGTCAACATGCCTAATCAACATTTTAGACAAAATCCTGCTGAAAATTTCAGTCAAATTCCTCCACAGAATGCTAGCCAAGTTTCTAACCCCGATTTGGCATCTAATTTTGTTCctggaaataattcaaattttactTCTCCGTTAGAATCtaatcattcttttattcctcccCCAAACACTTTTGGTCAAGCAAAAGCACCACCCCCAAAACAAGACTTTACTCAAGGAGCAACCAAAAACACTAATCAAAATTCCTCTGCTCATCCACCTCACTTGAATATGGATGACACAGTGAATCAGAGtaatattgaattaaaaaatgttaatcgAAACAATGCAGTAAATCAGGAGAACAGCCGTTCAAGTAGCACTGAAGCCACAAACAGTAACCATGCAAATGGGACGCAGAATAAGCCACGACAACCAAGAGGTGCAGCAGATGCCTGCACCACAGAAAAAAGCAATAAATCTTCTCTTCACCCAAACCGTCATGGCCATTCGTCTTCTGACCCAGTGTATCCTTGTGGAATTTGTACAAACGAGGTGAACGATGATCAGGATGCCATCTTATGTGAGGCCTCTTGTCAGAAATGGTTTCATCGGATCTGTACTGGAATGACTGAAACAGCTTATGGCCTCTTAACTGCAGAAGCATCTGCAGTATGGGGCTGTGATACCTGTATGGCTGACAAAGATGTCCAGTTAATGCGTACTAGAGAAACTTTTGGTCCATCTGCAGTGGGCAGTGATGCTTAA